CGCCGCGAACTCAAGTTCGCGGCTAATAGCTCAAGTCCACTGAAGTGGACTGAAAATATTTCTTAGAGTCCTCTTTAGAGGACTTTAGCTGTTAGCCAGGGGTTTTCAACCCCTGGCGGTCGTTGCCTAAACCCAGCGTGCAGCAACCGTTTGAGCCTTAAATTGACACCAATGGCATCCTGCCTGCCCCAGTTTTGAGAATAAACTAGATCCAGTTTTGAAGATAAACTAGGATCGATTTGCCGATCTGGCTACAGGAAAGGCACCTGTGCGGACATTGACTTCCAATGTTTGTCCCTGACGGCGCAATTTAATGGGCAAGTTAGCACCAACTTCAACATCGTTCACTGATTGCTGAAGGCGATCAGCGGTGGTGGTAGGCTGACCGTTAACTTCAATAATAGTATCTCCCGATTTTAAACCACCCTTAGCGGCAGGAGAATTAGGTAATACTCTCAAAATAAGTACACCTTTGTCTTCATCAATCTTGAGACGACCATTAGAACTACTATTAATCTGGCGTTTGATTTCTGGCGTGAGGGTAGCCATTTGAATGCCTAAATATGCGTGTTCCACCTTACCAGTTTTTACCAGGCGATCGGCGATATTTTTAGCGGTATTGATGGGAATAGCAAATCCCAAGCCTTGCGCCCTTCTAATAATAGCCGTATTCATCCCAATTACTTGACCATTGGCGTTCAACAGTGGTCCACCTGAGTTTCCTGGGTTAATCGCTGCATCTGTTTGAATGAAGTTCACCCGTTTGTCAGGTATCCCCACTTGGCTGCTAGTTCTCCCAGTACCGCTAATAATGCCTGTGGTGACGGTATTATCTAAACCTAGGGGGTTACCAATGGCGATCGCCCATTCTCCTGGTTTGAGGTCTTCTGAGTTGCCTAAACTGACTGTCGGGAGGTTATTGGCTTCAACTTTGATCACAGCCACATCAGTCACGGGATCTGTACCCATGACTTTCCCCTGCAATGTCCGTCCATCTTTTAGCACTACAGAGACGCGATCGGCACCAGCAACTACGTGCGCGTTGGTGAGGATTTGACCGTCACTACTAATAATAAATCCAGATCCAGTACCTTCTTCAACTCTTTGTTGGGGAGATGTGGGAATGCGATCGCCAAAAAACTCGCGGAAGAACGGATCTTGGAGGATTTCAGGAACTTCAGCCGTTACAGTGCGAGAAGCATCAATTCTCACTACCGCAGGGCCAACTTTTTCTACTACATCTGTAATAAAGTTATTTCGAGTAGGTGCATCAGGTATGGGAGCAGCGATCGCTGGAGCTAATTGCGCTTGATTTTCCGGTTTTTGAGCGAAATAAGTCCCTGAAACGCCCGCCGTAGCTCCAATAGCTATTAAAGAAAGAGATGTAATAGTTCTTCGCCAGTTTTTAGCTTTAGGGTTGGTATCTTGTTTTAACATATAAACTACCTTTAAGTCAGTAAATTATTGTCCTTCAATATCGAATGTAGATATTTTTTATGACTTTGTAGCAACAATTTTGTGTCATTTCGATTTTGGATTTTGGATTGGTTAGATCTACAAAACACAAAGCTTGAACTACTCTTCCTTTTTCCTTCTTCCTTCTTCCTTCTTCCTTTCTTCTAAAGTATGATTGAGAAACTCAGGTCGCGATCGCTGAGTCATGACTAATACTTCATGTAAGCCATCCCAGTTTTCGGATTCAATCAGAGAGATAAATTCACCCAAAGTCTCTTGATACTGATAGAGCGATCGCAACAGTTCTTCTCGATTATATTCTGCCATCATTCGGCGTAGCTCTGGATTGCCGCCACCGACTCGACTTGTATCTTTAAACCCAGAACTGGCGACTTGTCTGGCTAGTTGCTGAATATCTGGATTCGGTTCTTTTAAACAAGTAGCGATTAAACTCGCACTCACCATCGCAGGTAAATGAGAAATCCAACTGACAGCGCGATCGTGGATTTCTGGCGAACATTGATATAGTTTAGCTCCTAAAGCTGCCACTATTTCCGTGACTACAGCTACTGATTCTTGAGGAGTTACTTCTGTGGGTGTGAGAACGTAGGGATTGTGGCGGAACAAATCTTTTTGAGCATATTTTAAGCCACTTTCTTCTTTTCCCGCCATTGGATGTCCGCCGACAAAGTTGTGCCAATGGGGTGTAATGGCTGATACGATCGCCCCTTTAGCCGAACCTGCATCGGTGACGATCGTATTTTCTCTCAAATGAGGGATTAATTCTAGGGTAGTAGATGCGATCGCTCCCAAGGGAGTACAAATAAAAACTACATCAACCGTTTTTACCATATCTAAATCGGTACTAGCTGCTGATACTATCCCCATTTCTACAGCTAAGTTACAAGTTGACTCTTTCCTCGATACTCCGATAACTTGGTAATTTAAATCTTGCAAATCCCAAGCTAATGAGCCACCAATTAAACCTAATCCCACTATGCCAATTTTCATCAGATTTTACAATTTGGGATATATATAAGCGTTTCTATTTAATTTATGAAAATTAGAAGAGTAGGTTGGGTTGACGATAGGAAACCCAACACCACATCTGCATAAAAAAGGGTTTTTAACGGTTTAGCCGCCAGATATATATAAATAAAATTCCTGAGATTAAAGCTCCTATTGCATACTTAATGGCATTTTTTAATGCACCCTGACTTGCTGTTGATTTTAACTGCGTTTCAGCAGCTAATATCTGCTGTATTTGTGTTTGTAATTGCTTTTTAATTTCAGGTGCATTTTTCAAAATATCTGCCTTAGCTTTTGACAGGTTTTGATCGGTTACAGGTTGACCTTGATTCAAGCGAGTTACTAAGTTTTTAAATTCTGTATCGTTGCCCTCTTTTGCCACTTTTTCTACTTGTGTTGCCAAAGCTTCTCGTTGCTCTAGCGCTCTTCTTTGGGTAGCTATTTCGATCTTTTGGCGGTTTAGAGCTATTTGTTCTTGATTTTTCGATTTTTCAATTTTTCTAGTGTTTTCTTGTCGAATCTTAGGATCGATATTGAAATTAACTTCAGAATTAATTTGATTTTGAACGCGGGGAGTATCTACCAAAATCAAGGGAAACAATAATAAAAATATGACCCCTAAAAGTAAAGAGAACCACCTCAAAACTTGGAGAATTCTAGTTTCTATGACAGAACCTACCCGACTCTCTCCATAGAAAATTAATGCTATAGCAATCAGAGGTACTGCTACTCGTTCTACTAACTGAGGTATAACGTAAAGCTCCCAGTTAAAATCTAATAATTGGATAGGCCACAAAATGTCTATAATATCGATAATTGCTAATACTAATAAACAATAACCGACAGGACGAAAAACGGTACGGGGCGACCAATTCACTGGCACAGATTTACTTTTAGTCATAATATATTTAAGCTCTAGGAAAATTCATCTGCCACCAATCATACCAAGAAAACCAAACTTTTTCTATTTCTACAAAGGCTTTTTCTGGCGGTAAATTACCGATTGGCATTGATAAATGCGTCCACATACATCTACGATCTTGAAGCTCTTCTTGACCTAAAAACCAAGAAATCAGTTTATTCCAACCACCATTTTTGTTAGTGTAGTCGTATCTTTGGCGATTCAGAAAAAACTGGGATACATTAGCTGTTGCACCACCACGAGGGTTGATACAACTGATGATTTGAATTTTTTTGTCATACAAAAAAATATTATAAAAACCTATATCTGGCTGCTGTTTAACTTTTAAATCTGGGTTTTTGTCCGAAGGATTTTTAAAGTAATAATCCTTGAGAAAGGTATTAACATTTCCAGTTGTATTAACTAAGTAATGCATATCAATATTTACCTTTAATTGATTTTGGCTATATTGATAGTTTCGGGCACCAAAAAATTGTCCATCATCTTTTTTGCCAGGCATTATAGATTGACTTTTATCAAATTTCCATTGTGTTATAGGTATACTTTCTGGAAAGGTGTAAGGATTATATTTTACTAAATTAGTTCCAGCTTTAGGCTCTAATATTACTTTGACTAAAACGACAAAAACACCGATAAAAGTTAATGTCAAAAAACTCAAACGCAGAGATGGCATAATTATTTACTTGTTACTTAACTAAGAGATGCAGAGTCACTTTCTTGAGTATTTTCCGATCTGAGCAATAGATAGCAAAATCCTGCAAACACTAATGCTGCAATTAAGGAAAAAACTAAAGAACCATCTCCTTCGTGCCAATAATCGAAAGCCTCTTGCTGAGAATTCGCGGCTAATAAAGACATAATCACGACGCGAATGCAATTAACTACAAATCCAATCACCATTGCTATCAAAGGAACGATGATTTTTTTAGTTAAACTTAAAGGAAACATAATTATAAATAGCAACGCCAGGGCTTCCATTTGGGCTATAGCTTCCACACCAGAACAAGCCGTATAAACTTCGATAACTTGGTTAGGAAGAATTATATTAACACCTTCTCTGCCTACTTGAAAACCTGAGTACCAGAGCAAAAGTGTCGAAAATTTAGCAGTGTATTCGGCTAAATTGATAGAACCAAGAAAAGCGATCGTTATTTTATTAATAACTAAACAAAAAAGAATTAATAATTCTTGCCAATATTGTTTGAGTTGATGAAATCCAGAAGCGATTAACGCTAAACCCAAACCAGACAGTAAAGGTGCAGTGTATAAAAACTTACTATCAACAGCAGGTAAGATGCTCTTAAATAATACTATTAGTAAGAGAAAAGATCCCAAAATACAGGCAGATAAATCATTTCGCCAAACTAATGTGGCTCGTTTCTCCCAAATTAGAGAACCTACAGCTAACCAGTAAATCAGACTAATCCCAAAGAGATCGCCAGTTTCTACTTTACCAACTATGGTGAGATGAATGGCAACTAACCCCGACGCGATCGCCAATAACCAAAACTGCGGTTGACGCGATAATGAAAAATCTATATTAACCATCCACTCAACTCCCTATCCTCAAGTTATAGATTGTAGGTTACCCCAAAATCTGACAGTTCTAGATATATACAATTAATTTTACTGACATCTTCCAGAAAAAAGTTGATTTCTGAAACCCAAAACCAGAAAACTCATCTTTACCTGGTAAAGATGAGCTATAAATGGAATTATTTCGCGAAAAAAGGAGATTTTAAGGTATTAAACTGACTATTGTTTCCCTAAAAACTGAGATTTAAAGTTTTCAACTTCTTGAGATAATTCTTGACGAGAGGATGCTTGTAAGAGGTAACGGTAAACAAACCAAGCTGTATAACTGATACCTATCAGTTCAAATGTAGGTGCTAACAAAGGAATTTCATTGACAGCACCTAACAAAGCCAAAGTCACCTTCAATGTAACGAAAGCTCCTA
Above is a genomic segment from Merismopedia glauca CCAP 1448/3 containing:
- a CDS encoding HhoA/HhoB/HtrA family serine endopeptidase, which produces MLKQDTNPKAKNWRRTITSLSLIAIGATAGVSGTYFAQKPENQAQLAPAIAAPIPDAPTRNNFITDVVEKVGPAVVRIDASRTVTAEVPEILQDPFFREFFGDRIPTSPQQRVEEGTGSGFIISSDGQILTNAHVVAGADRVSVVLKDGRTLQGKVMGTDPVTDVAVIKVEANNLPTVSLGNSEDLKPGEWAIAIGNPLGLDNTVTTGIISGTGRTSSQVGIPDKRVNFIQTDAAINPGNSGGPLLNANGQVIGMNTAIIRRAQGLGFAIPINTAKNIADRLVKTGKVEHAYLGIQMATLTPEIKRQINSSSNGRLKIDEDKGVLILRVLPNSPAAKGGLKSGDTIIEVNGQPTTTADRLQQSVNDVEVGANLPIKLRRQGQTLEVNVRTGAFPVARSANRS
- a CDS encoding prephenate/arogenate dehydrogenase, translated to MKIGIVGLGLIGGSLAWDLQDLNYQVIGVSRKESTCNLAVEMGIVSAASTDLDMVKTVDVVFICTPLGAIASTTLELIPHLRENTIVTDAGSAKGAIVSAITPHWHNFVGGHPMAGKEESGLKYAQKDLFRHNPYVLTPTEVTPQESVAVVTEIVAALGAKLYQCSPEIHDRAVSWISHLPAMVSASLIATCLKEPNPDIQQLARQVASSGFKDTSRVGGGNPELRRMMAEYNREELLRSLYQYQETLGEFISLIESENWDGLHEVLVMTQRSRPEFLNHTLEERKKEEGRRKKEE
- a CDS encoding cyanoexosortase A system-associated protein — its product is MPSLRLSFLTLTFIGVFVVLVKVILEPKAGTNLVKYNPYTFPESIPITQWKFDKSQSIMPGKKDDGQFFGARNYQYSQNQLKVNIDMHYLVNTTGNVNTFLKDYYFKNPSDKNPDLKVKQQPDIGFYNIFLYDKKIQIISCINPRGGATANVSQFFLNRQRYDYTNKNGGWNKLISWFLGQEELQDRRCMWTHLSMPIGNLPPEKAFVEIEKVWFSWYDWWQMNFPRA
- the crtA gene encoding cyanoexosortase A, whose amino-acid sequence is MVNIDFSLSRQPQFWLLAIASGLVAIHLTIVGKVETGDLFGISLIYWLAVGSLIWEKRATLVWRNDLSACILGSFLLLIVLFKSILPAVDSKFLYTAPLLSGLGLALIASGFHQLKQYWQELLILFCLVINKITIAFLGSINLAEYTAKFSTLLLWYSGFQVGREGVNIILPNQVIEVYTACSGVEAIAQMEALALLFIIMFPLSLTKKIIVPLIAMVIGFVVNCIRVVIMSLLAANSQQEAFDYWHEGDGSLVFSLIAALVFAGFCYLLLRSENTQESDSASLS
- a CDS encoding HpsJ family protein translates to MTKSKSVPVNWSPRTVFRPVGYCLLVLAIIDIIDILWPIQLLDFNWELYVIPQLVERVAVPLIAIALIFYGESRVGSVIETRILQVLRWFSLLLGVIFLLLFPLILVDTPRVQNQINSEVNFNIDPKIRQENTRKIEKSKNQEQIALNRQKIEIATQRRALEQREALATQVEKVAKEGNDTEFKNLVTRLNQGQPVTDQNLSKAKADILKNAPEIKKQLQTQIQQILAAETQLKSTASQGALKNAIKYAIGALISGILFIYIWRLNR